From Schistocerca americana isolate TAMUIC-IGC-003095 chromosome 11, iqSchAmer2.1, whole genome shotgun sequence, the proteins below share one genomic window:
- the LOC124553385 gene encoding ankyrin repeat domain-containing protein 23-like — MTSVKAREKKNLWSEQILTEEQKQTLAGRLIIAASQGQTGQVRALLDAGSPVNATDASGDTALHEAVVNGHEETVKCLIDAGADVNVRDSDGMTPLHWAACRGGEQHIVRMLLAASACVDVQDDTGETPLHVAARWGCAYAAKALLLAGARRDIRGNSGHKQTQYNYLALNKSCD, encoded by the exons ATGACGTCGGTCAAAGCCAGAGAGAAGAAAAATCTGTGGAGTGAGCA GATCCTGACTGAGGAGCAGAAGCAGACGCTGGCTGGGAGGCTGATCATTGCTGCGTCACAGGGTCAGACCGGCCAAGTGCGGGCACTCCTGGATGCGGGGTCGCCAGTCAACGCGACAGACGCCAGTGGCGACACTGCCCTGCATGAAGCAGTGGTGAATGGCCACGAAGAAACTGTCAAGTGCCTGATTGATGCCGGAGCAGATGTCAACGTCAGGGACTCGGATGGGATGACGCCTCTGCACTGGGCTGCATGTAGAGGTGGCGAGCAGCACATTGTACGGATGCTACTGGCGGCATCAGCGTGTGTAGATGTCCAGGACGACACGGGGGAGACTCCACTCCATGTGGCTGCCAGATGGGGGTGTGCATATGCAGCGAAGGCACTGCTGCTGGCCGGTGCGAGGAGGGACATAAGGGGCAACAGTGGGCACAAGCAGACACAGTACAACTATTTAGCACTGAACAAATCttgtgattaa